The nucleotide sequence ATTATTGGTAAAGGTCTGCCATGACTGTCCACCATTGGTGCTGACCTTGACCTTTACACAGAAGGTACTGTTCACATCCAGATTTAAGACTAATTCTTTGTTGTCACCAGAAAACTCTGGTGTTTCCTTAATAAATGGGAATGTATaacctgaaataaaaaataaaatataggctATACTGAGCATATCTATTTACATGGCAACCTTTCTGTTTATCCATAGtacaaaatattattatacatttgtgtataaagctaaatttatattttttgtgttcatctttattatgaaaaaaatatccaaaGTGTCAACTTTattaattctatcttattcaagATTTGCAGGTATTTTTCACTCCCTTCTTTGTTTATTCATATTGAAAATGtatgtaaatgtttattttttcaagcaAAGCTTATAACTTAATAATCGAAATTTGGCAACACCAGGAATTGCAGCagtttatttaattatttcaCATGAAGCATGACAATGGATACAGAAAATAATGATAgataataaagaagatatctaATTGTTAACACTTTCTAAAATATTCAAAAGGGGAGATTACTCACCATTAGTTGTAATTGTGATAGAATCTGACAAGTCTCCTTCTCCTAGCTCGTTATATCCACAAACTTGGAAAACATAGGCTGTACTGGGTAACAGATCTGAAAAGTAGAAATCAATTCTATAATATGCTTCATTCATTAACAATATATTTTCTGAatgaataacaatttaattttaaattcagtTTCAACATTCTATGTTTCCAATTGTGAGGGGCTTTGGGGAACAACAATTCAAACAGATACTTgcaaaactaataaataaaatcaGATGGTACTGTTTGGCATAATGAACAATATGTTTGTCTTCACTCTTTTGTATCAAATATAGTTTTCATAATCAAATAAATTCatgaattaaatttaaatattttacactaaaggggagataactcgtTTGCAATCTATGCTGTAACCAATACAGTCAACTTTTACTCACTGGAAACAGTAAATTCTGTAGCATTATCAGGCATAACTCTAATTGATTGGTCCCCTGCATTGGGAGGGTTACTTTTGTACTTCACAACAAATGCTTGGTATGACCCTCCATTAAAACCAGGAGTCCATCGTAATGTTACTTTGTCCCATGACCTTTTTGGACTTGACAAGCTTGTAGGTGCTTCTGGTTTAcctgaaaacaataaaattacttTCTTTAAGTATGATTTATCAATATCAATAAATTAAGAATGTTTTTGATataaagaatattaaaaaaaaattgttttaactgaTATGCATTTAGACACAGTTAAAATAGTTGTTCaagcttttatttatttttctacattacaaatatgttttcttaggatgattatatatttatttaggctttttataaatttatcttttttctttattatataactatttttgttgaattacattacatcctgctttttttttctcatttaatcAGATGTAAATTTCCATCACCACTTTAAACTTGACCAGGTTAAGGAGTTTTACATGTAATCAAATGATCAAAATAATACTCAccaattatatataaattgatgTAAAATTGCCGAAATCCTCTGTTTACATGACTGACAAGTTACGACAGCGAACCAAAGAAAGGTAAATTTTTTACAAGATGCACTAAACCCATGCACATGAGGGTAAATTAAATGTTATCTGTATACATTGTTATCTTTCTCACTGCTGATCTCAGCTTCAAGCAAAGGAATAAAAGCTCTAAGAATTCTTGAATAAATTTAGCAGGAATGCTGTAAAGATGTGGATATAAGACAATGGAAATTTAAGCATGCTGAGAAAAAGGGAAAAAATGCAAAAGTTGGaaaaatactgaataaaataaaagatttcaaaacagaAGATAGTATTAAAAGTGTTCATGCTTAGCTTTTCTCATCTACAAAAAAAGTCTGTTCTGTCAACAAAATAAAAACCTTTATTCATTGATGGATAACATCTTATGTTATTCCTATCAAAACTTGCCAGAATAATTTATTGTTGTGAATTCAAAAGCTATTCCAAAACAATCCATTGTGTATCAACAGGAccaacaatgaaaacaaaaggaACCATATGAACAATGTTtgttcaaaatattaatttttatatcacAGTTATGTTACAGTAAACAGTTctcaataacaaaaacaaaaaaagagaaaaagcaCACTCTCGTTTTCTTATGGCAAAATCGACAGACTATGTCCCTCCTGATTTTTCAAAAAATCTATTCTAGTAATTACAATAAAGAGAAGCTTCGATGTCTAATATCTAGAATAGCAGCTgaaaacagaaacatttaaattGAAATGACCAACTTACTTTTGACTGTTAAAGTGATGGTTTTAGTTGTTTTCCCAAACTGATTGGACATCTCACAAGTATAAGGTCCGAAATCTTGACCAACGATTCTATCTATCTGTAGAATGCTTTCAGATCTCGTTACACTTATAACTTTGGTTTGGTGAATTGTAAGTCTCCCTCCAGAGCTAATCACAGCATTGTTTCTCTTCCAGACAAAGTTTGGTACAGGATATCCCTCTCCAAAACATTTTAACTGAGCTGTACCCCCAGCAATGGATGCTTCCTTCTCATCTGGAGTTATGGTTGGTGgaactataaaataacaaaaaatttgtgaAGTTATGGTTGGCGGTAACATACAATATTCAAGGACTTTGTCAAGTTATGGTTGGGGGAGGAGGGGGGTGTAAAGAAGATACAAAATATCTCACTTCCGATTGATTTAcagttaaaattatttgatgCATTGGTGGTTCCTATTTTGACCTATTCCTCGGAAATatgggggtttgaaaataaaaataatactgaaaaattaCATCTACAGTTTTGTAAGCGCAGTTTGGGAGTGCAATCATCTACGCCAAATTTTATGGTGTATGGGGAACTTTGAAGAATACCACGTGATCTGCAGATCAAGTTAATGGTATGTTTTTGGCACAAGCTagcaacaaatgataaaaaaactatGGGGTAAACTGTATGAGTTACTTTGGTACATGCATGAGCATGAAGGTTATAATTTCAAGAGGTTTAACTATGTAAAATCTGTGTTTAATGACTGTGGCTTTTGTAAACTATATAATATTCCGAAGCAAGTTgattttaattatattaaaattaatgtAAGGCAGCTTCTCCAGGACCAGTTAATTCAAAAGTGGTTCTCTGATATAAACAACTCATCAAGGGGGGGATTTTATTTACACTTTAAAGAAGAGTTTTGCTTAGAACCATATCTGTTAAAATTAAGGCAGGGTGATagagtaaatatatgtaaattaaggGTATGTAATACAAAGTTTCCCATCGAAACAAGAAGATGGGGAAATGTACCATGAAATGAGATAGCTTATCCTCTTTGTAAAGCTGGTCTTGGGAATGTATACcactatatatatgtaaatgtaccaATTGTGAAGTTAAGGATTTAAGGGGGAAGTTCATACctccatattatttaaaatattcaaatgaaaaaaaagtacttGGTATGCTTAAATAACAATGTGGgggcgtggggtatgtgagcatCCTCACAACAGTTCATTCATTTTACTTGAAAGGAAAAAGATATATTGAATGTCAGGTATGCTTGATACTTTAGAGCAGATTCATAGAATTAATGTTAAGTTAACATGTGTCCCATGGATATGTGTTTCCATGTAACAACAACCCTGAATCCACCATTGAAGTGTTATACTTACAGTATATAAATAGTTGTGTGGTATGATTAATGTTAGATGTGGTTTCTTTACAAGTATAACTAGCTACATCAGAGATCTGTGGAGTTGTTGTGCCAACACGATCACTTCCTACAAATAACAACAATATAGATAATCAAGTTATATTCCCAAACTAACAATGGCAGAATCATATGTTTATCTCATtgttgggtagttgtctcattggcaagtatACCAAATCTTGTTAATTTATATTACCAGGaaattatttttgatgaaaagtAAAGATTTCTTATCATTTAAACTGCAAACATTCAAATGCATGGCTTTTATATACAATACAAGAGTAGGTAAACTAGAATCTGAGAATAAACTTTTGAACTTTTGCCTTCCCCTGCTGGAAGGAAACATTGTACTATGAcctaatttaatagaaaaataaaatcaacattgAAAAGGAAacctttatttcaaaaatattgaaagaTAATATCATATCCTTGTAATACAATGATATGCAATTATTGGTAATCAAATgagaaagaaaatttaaaacttccTACAAAGGTTCCTTATCATGTCTTGAGCAGGAAAAGAACAACAAAGCTCATTTTACACATGCATAAATATTTTCCTTAAATCTATTGTAAAGGGAAGTAATCCATGAACTTTCTGCAACTTAAATTCCCCAATTATAAATTATAAGAATATTACCTCATTATAAACTATATGAATATTACCTTGTAAATAAACTTGACTAGTGACAAGGAAACTGAACGTGTCGACAGGTAGAACAGTGGTAGTTAATCTATATAATTTCCCCGACGTATCCAAAGGTTTGCCGTTTTTATACCACTGAATCAATGGTTCTGGACGTCCTCTTACTTTACACTGTAACCAATAACCTGTTCTGTTGTTGTATATTGTATCTTTATCTTTATGAACACCTACATATGTTGgtttttctgaaagaaaaatacattaaatattaaaattattaatccttgaaaaattgtttaaattcaatGTTATAGCTaatcaatgggagataactccattttatttcagaaaagaaaaagattcaagattttaaaacaaacatcaaacattgcaaattaacatgtttttttttagtttatatattcattaaaacaATGAATACATATATGTGGAGACAGGAGAGATTAAAATACTTAATAAATTACATTTACCAAAACAAAGTGTTCAAACTTTATTTCTAGAATTATAAGGAATGAATAAAATACTGTGAATTAGAATTACTATGATTATATTACAAATACTCACCATTGACAACCACAGGGACTGTACTTGAACCTCCCCTCCCCATCATGTTTTTAGGTGTACAGGAATAGTTGCCATTATCTTGTAACGTAACTCCATTAATTATCAGTCGTGAGGTTTCTGTTGCCAATAACTGGTTGGTTTCGACTTTTCTCCATTCATATGTTGGTGCTGGATAGCCTTAAAATTAAAATTGCCAAATTTCATTATAGCCTGACActtgaaaaaaatttcaaaagaattaaGCATACATGAAATATTCAGAGAAATGTAGAAAACGTAATCATCTGAAATAGCCAAGGATCTGGATCAACTAATACAAATAATGCTAAATGTTTATTTTTGGTTAATGTTAATATGCATTGATAGTTTCAAAAGTGCATTTCAATCAATGATTCCTGAACTTTTTGGTATCTGTTAATAAACTTTGTACAACATAGTCTTTAGTGGTGCCCAAATTGGCCATCAAGAACCTGCTTGTGTGCTGACTATGATTTGATGAATAATTTTAATGAGCAGTTGATTATCCTTGAATATCAATGTTACATTGATGCATCATTCTGTTTCTAATTACATATTATAATTACCTGGATCACTAACAGTGTATCTAATTACATATTATAATTACCTGGATCACTAACAGAGCAGGTAAGAGTCAGAGAATTTCCTACAAAAACAGGTGAAACTGGGGCAATGTTAGAACTGCCAGgggaatctgaaaaaaaataatatatcatgtatttatttCTGTATGAAAAACTGTCTCTAACTCAATAACACAAAACATGTCTATAATATGCTCATAACTGACAGATGATAaaaatgaaatgttcattaagtcctgtggcaaatattgcatgcatgtaAAGATCAAGGGGTCTGTCCCAAGCCAGTGATAAGTGGAAAAAATAggtgaaaaataaacaacacctGCACAATTGAAACTAAAGTTGCTTTCAACAAATTATCAGTATTTCTAAACTATAGTTTTACATTCTAAAAAGATGATAGAATTCAAGACTCTTCTCTTTCCTGATTATTTTGATAACTTACATCTAACATAGAGATATGTATATTTAATTCTTTCTTCAATACGTTCAGAATCTCCTGAAGGTCGCATAGCATTCTTGGAGATACATGAGTAGTTGCCCTTGTGTGAACGTTTGATATTGTCAATAGTTAATCGGTTGTTGTTTGATTGGATACTGTTGTCGGTCTTCTGCCATCTTGTATAAAAGGGGGCGGGATAAGCATCCACGTTACATGTGATATCTAATGTCGCTGATTCATTTACTTCGTAAACTTCTGGTATTGTAATGACTGGaggatctgaaaaaaaataatctatatttatttctGGCATATCTAACAGTCAGTTGGGATTTTTGTCCCTTATTGAGGTGAACTACTCAACCTGTTCAATcagtgtcttttaaaaaaaaaattaaattctctttagaaaaatattaaaataagagaaaatcaaatcaaataaagaaaagaacaatttttcaaaacaaaaaaaaactattgatcCCCTTAGGCCTAGCTAAATCATAAGTTTATCATGGTATTatagagttgtctccctttgatcATAATCCCAatgctttttttaaaaacttttctgCTTAATTCCAACACAGCTTAATAAATTTTTTCCTggtttgaaaagtattttttcttctaaatgttgttcctttctttcttttttcgtGTTTGCTGTTATATTCTAAATTAATAAACAATATCCTTCCCAGATCCCATATCAGAGTCAGCCATGTCAATTCTCTTCTCTCTTTAAATATAGTACTTACATAAAACATTGACTGTTGCTGTGTCTGTAGCTGGTTTAGTGACGCCATTTATTGAATTTGAAGATGAACATGAGTATGATCCACTGTCAGTTTTACTGGCCGGTGAAAAATCTATGCGGGAATTTGTGgctaaaaaaaatgacagaagaTTAATCATTATGTAAAAAGGCAagttcaaagcaaaaaaaaacttcACACCTTATTCTTAAATCTAGCTGAtctaatgctttttttttatcatgacaaTGTAATTCAAACTTCAAATGATTTAAGAACAAAAGTAACATCCATTCAGATTTTTTACATTTAGTTTCAATGGTAAAATCTCTCTTTTGTTTTtagtgttgttgggttgctttgTCACTGACCTACACTCAAGTAAGATCTTCTTTCATTTCATGTTATAGGAAACATGGTTTTGAGCATTGTTCAGATTGTTTATTGTTGGGTTCTGTCAGTTATCCTACAAAAGACCATTTTACTACACAAATGCAAATATTCCATTCTGGTGTTCTTTTAATCGAacaaatttttatagatttttaatgCATCCAATGTTAAAATGAAGGTTTAGGATAATATACAttgttgaaaatataaaactTGATTGTATTTGTTATGAAACAGCAGAGGAGCTCAGTTAGTCTGATAATTTCTCAAATCTGTGTccaaaaagttcaattttttacaACTTTAACCTGTATACAACAACTTTGTGTGCTCCTTTACACTTATATTTTTAATCGGAAATCAGAAATGGTAACAAATGTATAAGCATTACACCAAGGGGGGGATTGAATAATTTGTGTTCTGTTTTCTTACTTTGAAGAGGTTGTCCATCTTTGGTCCATGAAATAGAATTGACTGGTGGGTTTGCACTAACATTACATGTCAGTGATCCTGCACTTCCTAACTCTAATGATAAATCTTTATATGGTTTAAATGTTATTCTCGGatgatctacaaaaaaaaacagagttatctttctttgttcattCCAATGTTGGACTATTCATGTTGAGCACAAAAACATTGTTaggaaaataatgtttttgtgcCCTCAAACATTTGATATTTATTGCTATTTGAACTCATTTGTACTTGCTGAAGATTATTCTTGGAACAAGTGCCATGCTTGCAGATTTAAAAAttaagcttttttttatttttctatttaaaggAATAAAGGCTTTTAAAACACCCAATTTTGTTCCTTAAAAAAACTGCTCTTATGATCtcttttaaattcatataataaGAAATTGAAGAAAATTATTGAACTTGAACTTTTTCCTCCTGTTTCCTTTTGTGAAAAGTTTGTGTGAGCCAAGAAACAACATTATTATTATGAGAATCTTCGTCATAGCTAATATCAAATGTTTTTTGTGTAAGCACATACTTTTTTTACTCCCAAAAAAACCCACTTCTTGTTGATTTTCATGAGTATCAATTTTTGTATATTGAGGGAAATTGGTACTTTCCTGGATATTTGATTTCCTGGTtttaattgaacatttaaattcatggttaacATTTACccacaaaatcaatgaaaaaaacacacaaataaaaatgACCAACAGTTTATAAAACTTTTCAATGCTTTTGATGATTCTTTTTTGACAGCATGACATTTTAGcagtaatgttgtcatttaaaaatatagatagagtaaaaaaagttcaaaatactTGAAATGTCCCCATTTATAATATAATCTGTGGACTGTTGCTTATAGAAATATAATTCATTTCTAAATACTTACAAAGCACCGATATTTGTGTTGATGTGGAAAACGGATTATTCTGATTAACAGAGTTTCTGACACTACATGAATAAGGTGCTAAATGATCACTATAATCCAAATGAACAGTTAATTGACTAGACGATAATCCGTTTGGGACTTTTGTTACTATAATGTTTGAATTGAGCACTAATCCATTTTTGGTCCACGTAAACTCAGGAGGTGGATTGCCTCCCGAAGACGAACAAGTTAATGACACAACATCATTTTCCACTTTTTGTGGTCGAGTGTCATTGATTGAAATACTTGGCTGGCCAGGAGCcactgaaaaagaaaataaacatatcaGAATTAGAGAATATATTTTTTAGTACCTTTTCATATTAAAATCTTGAGTTGTCTCCCTTACAacacaattttgtttttcatcaatAAAATATTCACTGTTAATGGTTTCTCTGTAAATTAAGAAACTCTCCCAATAAAATAATTAGTCATTGTAAACTCTTTTTCATCAATACATAACAAAAACAGTCATATGTGTTGTTTATGCCTGTTCCTATTCAGGATCATGTTATTTAGTGGTTGGTGTATGttgctaaaatatttgttttttgtttgttgtttagtACATAAATCCGGCTGTTAGTATTCTGATATTATTGTTTGACATTCACCATTTCAGTCCTTTTATAGGTTAATATGCGATATTGGtattgctcactgttgaaggctgtAACAGTGATATATGGTACTTAACTACTAAGTCATTTAGTATCTGATGGGGCGTTTTCTCATGGTCAATTATATTCCATCTTCCTATATTATTATAGATCAGTCATTGTTTCAATACAGCACAGTAAATCTTTTAAGGGATAATACAAAGTAATATTTTGTATGTTACACTACAAGACAGATACTAACCTAAAACAGTGAGATGAACAGTCACAGCTTTCTGCGAGTCTGGCTGTATATTTTGAATGTTACAGGTATAATCATCATCGTCACTTTTTTGCAGATTAGTTATCTGCAGGTTAAATTTAGAAGCTACTGGTACAGTAATACGGGTATCACTTGATACTACACTGGTTCCCACTGCAAGTGTGTTACCATTTTTATTCCATGTAACAAAACCAGGATCACCCGTAACTTTACATGTTAATGTGACTGTACTACCGACCGGTGCCGAGACATCGGTTGGTCTCTGTTCCCATGATGCTCCTATCACGACTGAAACAGACAGAAAGTTTATTATATCATACAATACATTTTGTACtcacattttatataaatatcatgACTGAAACAGATAGTAGGTATATCATACTATAGAACTCATGTTTTATGTAAAcctacaattaacatgtaccctAATATATGTAGtacatattattgatattattatgcatttttatatgatattttgctACAGACTTTGCTTTTTGTTGGTAACAATTCTTTCTAAAGCTACTATATATTTAATATGTTCCTATAATGTATGAATATTGTCTATGTAAATGAAATTTGGGATTTATTATCCCAAGAATATTATATTCACAGAGGCCGAAGGCCAAGGcttatataatattttcttgGTTGAAAAACTTTGTATTTACCTTATTAATAGTAAGTTATTAATTGTTCCATTAGGTGACACATGCATTTTTCAAATTAGTTTTATGCTTTAATGAGCTTTCATCATGCAGTTTTCGTAGATTTTAGTGTATGCTAGGCTTTAGAACATTTTGTTGCTAATGCTTTGCAGTGTACAAGGTAAATACAATGTTTTAACAGGAGAAATAAAAGTCAAATCTTAAGTTGTATGATAGGTCTTGTATTGTGTGTATTTATAGTCTCAATAAATGACCAGTAACTGTCCCCAAATCTAAAAGCAGATCATTCGAacaattgaataaaatcataTCAGTACAGATTCATGTTATTGAATACCAACAACGTGTACCAAAATATAAACTTTTcgaatttttaataatttatatacatgtagatttaagTTAATCAAATACAACACTTTTTAAGGTCCAAATCACTCTGAATTATGACACTTTAAACTTGCATAACCCCACCTGGTGTTCAGTATCTTATCTAATGCTAACTTTTATCTCTTTATAAGGCCATTGTCAACACACTATATTGATTGTATTATCATGTAGAGGGCGACAATACTCTCAGAAACTTCCTTTTGTAGAGAGCTGTCCAGAGGAAATATCGTTAAAAATAACAGCAGGGGATTACCTAGATGACTCATTAAAGGCTCCTCTTTATGGCTTTTTTTAACAGGGTAGTTTGCCATAATCACCACTAGTTTTTTCACAGTTAGCCCCACCCTTATATATCGTGACGTTACTGATTTTCTACAGtcttttgttgtttatttacttttcaaGAGTAAAACTTTGAAAGGAAATCATTAAAACTGATCAAAGACCAGATGACcaataactttgaaattttcacaaGGTTATTACTTATACTAGTGAAAACAAAATTGATCAGAAATATTATGAGTTCAATAAAAATCCTTGCAAAACATCATGTTCATAAAAAGACACACcttcattaacatgattaagaaaagAGCTTAATGACAATAACAACTGAAATAGGAGAAACTTTCATTAAGAAAACAGAAATGGATTATATGTGTCAAATATACGATTCTATTTTTAAGGGAAATTCCTATAAAACTGTGATTCTCCTCATTTTACATTGAAGAAATAAGAAAAGCAACATTACATGCTAGGTTCTCTTCAAAATTATAAACGAAaacaatacattttgtactacAAGTACTTTTATAAGCTATTGCCATTAATTAACTTATTTAATTCAATTGAATATCTATTAAAAATCATTGTTCCAATCTATTTCAGCTTCTTTCAGAAAATCTACATAAAGAATGTAATTAATTTGAGTGAACCAGTTTAATGGGAATATTTCAATTAAACTTTCTTCCTTGACACCTGAACATAAGCTAAAAAACACATGTCTACAAAACATACATCATTGTCGTCTGATGTGTCCACTAACAGGCTTGACACTGACCCTTACTCTGACCGCTACAATAGAGGCTACTATTATAAACCACTCGGTCATTTGTAATACACGTACTGTATGGTCTTATCACGATTTCATTACTGTCAGAAATCTGAATCATACAGAGTAATTCACTCGATATATTTAATTCCTGCAAACATCAATAAGTTTGTAGGAATTGTTCggtcaaaatattttgaattatctgAATTTTTAGCTTAATCATAATAAGCAAATTCCAAAGACAAGGATTTGAATTAAAACGAAAATAGTAGATTTtaaatataactagaggctctaaagagcctgtgtcgctcaccttggtctatgtgcatattaaacaaaggacacaaatggattcatgacaaaattgtattttggtgatggtgatgtgtttgaagttcttactttactgaacgattttgcttcttacaattatatctatcatgaactttgcccattagtaacagagaactatatttggtaaaaatttacataaatttaccaaattaatgaaaattgttaaaaattgactataaagggcaataactccttaagg is from Mytilus galloprovincialis chromosome 6, xbMytGall1.hap1.1, whole genome shotgun sequence and encodes:
- the LOC143080860 gene encoding hemicentin-1-like isoform X13; translated protein: MWISILRLLLLLLHILEVVIGASWEQRPTDVSAPVGSTVTLTCKVTGDPGFVTWNKNGNTLAVGTSVVSSDTRITVPVASKFNLQITNLQKSDDDDYTCNIQNIQPDSQKAVTVHLTVLVAPGQPSISINDTRPQKVENDVVSLTCSSSGGNPPPEFTWTKNGLVLNSNIIVTKVPNGLSSSQLTVHLDYSDHLAPYSCSVRNSVNQNNPFSTSTQISVLYHPRITFKPYKDLSLELGSAGSLTCNVSANPPVNSISWTKDGQPLQTTNSRIDFSPASKTDSGSYSCSSSNSINGVTKPATDTATVNVLYPPVITIPEVYEVNESATLDITCNVDAYPAPFYTRWQKTDNSIQSNNNRLTIDNIKRSHKGNYSCISKNAMRPSGDSERIEERIKYTYLYVRYSPGSSNIAPVSPVFVGNSLTLTCSVSDPGYPAPTYEWRKVETNQLLATETSRLIINGVTLQDNGNYSCTPKNMMGRGGSSTVPVVVNEKPTYVGVHKDKDTIYNNRTGYWLQCKVRGRPEPLIQWYKNGKPLDTSGKLYRLTTTVLPVDTFSFLVTSQVYLQGSDRVGTTTPQISDVASYTCKETTSNINHTTQLFIYFPPTITPDEKEASIAGGTAQLKCFGEGYPVPNFVWKRNNAVISSGGRLTIHQTKVISVTRSESILQIDRIVGQDFGPYTCEMSNQFGKTTKTITLTVKSKPEAPTSLSSPKRSWDKVTLRWTPGFNGGSYQAFVVKYKSNPPNAGDQSIRVMPDNATEFTVSNLLPSTAYVFQVCGYNELGEGDLSDSITITTNGYTFPFIKETPEFSGDNKELVLNLDVNSTFCVKVKVSTNGGQSWQTFTNNDLECFDANVAKMIVTTNGVDRMNVSLCLVERMDVCGQPVSVRISSSSTPDLTETEVIIIGCVCAAILVALLTVLVCIICRRRNLAKQLPPQTSPNIAANGHTNIPPQKPPRGYDNTDISFTGSPRSPIKDKQYIDMSSEHRKGDLINGQESGYNTPDNPKPPKKVIYEVVV
- the LOC143080860 gene encoding hemicentin-1-like isoform X12, producing MWISILRLLLLLLHILEVVIGASWEQRPTDVSAPVGSTVTLTCKVTGDPGFVTWNKNGNTLAVGTSVVSSDTRITVPVASKFNLQITNLQKSDDDDYTCNIQNIQPDSQKAVTVHLTVLVAPGQPSISINDTRPQKVENDVVSLTCSSSGGNPPPEFTWTKNGLVLNSNIIVTKVPNGLSSSQLTVHLDYSDHLAPYSCSVRNSVNQNNPFSTSTQISVLYHPRITFKPYKDLSLELGSAGSLTCNVSANPPVNSISWTKDGQPLQTTNSRIDFSPASKTDSGSYSCSSSNSINGVTKPATDTATVNVLYPPVITIPEVYEVNESATLDITCNVDAYPAPFYTRWQKTDNSIQSNNNRLTIDNIKRSHKGNYSCISKNAMRPSGDSERIEERIKYTYLYVRYSPGSSNIAPVSPVFVGNSLTLTCSVSDPGYPAPTYEWRKVETNQLLATETSRLIINGVTLQDNGNYSCTPKNMMGRGGSSTVPVVVNEKPTYVGVHKDKDTIYNNRTGYWLQCKVRGRPEPLIQWYKNGKPLDTSGKLYRLTTTVLPVDTFSFLVTSQVYLQGSDRVGTTTPQISDVASYTCKETTSNINHTTQLFIYFPPTITPDEKEASIAGGTAQLKCFGEGYPVPNFVWKRNNAVISSGGRLTIHQTKVISVTRSESILQIDRIVGQDFGPYTCEMSNQFGKTTKTITLTVKSKPEAPTSLSSPKRSWDKVTLRWTPGFNGGSYQAFVVKYKSNPPNAGDQSIRVMPDNATEFTVSNLLPSTAYVFQVCGYNELGEGDLSDSITITTNGYTFPFIKETPEFSGDNKELVLNLDVNSTFCVKVKVSTNGGQSWQTFTNNDLECFDANVAKMIVTTNGVDRMNVSLCLVERMDVCGQPVSVRISSSSTPDLTETEVIIIGCVCAAILVALLTVLVCIICRRRNLAKQLPPQTSPNIAANGHTNIPPQKPPRGYDNTDKSNYFNEKQGDISFTGSPRSPIKDKQYIDMSSEHRKGDLINGQESGYNTPDNPKPPKKVIYEVVV
- the LOC143080860 gene encoding hemicentin-1-like isoform X11; this encodes MWISILRLLLLLLHILEVVIGASWEQRPTDVSAPVGSTVTLTCKVTGDPGFVTWNKNGNTLAVGTSVVSSDTRITVPVASKFNLQITNLQKSDDDDYTCNIQNIQPDSQKAVTVHLTVLVAPGQPSISINDTRPQKVENDVVSLTCSSSGGNPPPEFTWTKNGLVLNSNIIVTKVPNGLSSSQLTVHLDYSDHLAPYSCSVRNSVNQNNPFSTSTQISVLYHPRITFKPYKDLSLELGSAGSLTCNVSANPPVNSISWTKDGQPLQTTNSRIDFSPASKTDSGSYSCSSSNSINGVTKPATDTATVNVLYPPVITIPEVYEVNESATLDITCNVDAYPAPFYTRWQKTDNSIQSNNNRLTIDNIKRSHKGNYSCISKNAMRPSGDSERIEERIKYTYLYVRYSPGSSNIAPVSPVFVGNSLTLTCSVSDPGYPAPTYEWRKVETNQLLATETSRLIINGVTLQDNGNYSCTPKNMMGRGGSSTVPVVVNEKPTYVGVHKDKDTIYNNRTGYWLQCKVRGRPEPLIQWYKNGKPLDTSGKLYRLTTTVLPVDTFSFLVTSQVYLQGSDRVGTTTPQISDVASYTCKETTSNINHTTQLFIYFPPTITPDEKEASIAGGTAQLKCFGEGYPVPNFVWKRNNAVISSGGRLTIHQTKVISVTRSESILQIDRIVGQDFGPYTCEMSNQFGKTTKTITLTVKSKPEAPTSLSSPKRSWDKVTLRWTPGFNGGSYQAFVVKYKSNPPNAGDQSIRVMPDNATEFTVSNLLPSTAYVFQVCGYNELGEGDLSDSITITTNGYTFPFIKETPEFSGDNKELVLNLDVNSTFCVKVKVSTNGGQSWQTFTNNDLECFDANVAKMIVTTNGVDRMNVSLCLVERMDVCGQPVSVRISSSSTPDLTETEVIIIGCVCAAILVALLTVLVCIICRRRNLAKQLPPQTRHSVRFATNDKYQTVAFEYLRSPNIAANGHTNIPPQKPPRGYDNTDISFTGSPRSPIKDKQYIDMSSEHRKGDLINGQESGYNTPDNPKPPKKVIYEVVV